The Naumovozyma dairenensis CBS 421 chromosome 1, complete genome genome includes a region encoding these proteins:
- the FAT1 gene encoding long-chain fatty acid transporter FAT1 (similar to Saccharomyces cerevisiae FAT1 (YBR041W); ancestral locus Anc_3.243): MNFAQVPIFIITRILILLSRLLRLIILPIIYLITWLSGDYFHKLDERHRIKEDWYIIPYFLKSVFSYFFTVRRHRFQTWYIFIKQVELNGDRLAIRYAKPLAKKGEYELESFTYKETYDIVLRMSHILTYKYNVKSGDYVALDCTNKPLFLFLWLSCWNIGAIPAFLNYNSVGKPLVHSLKISDITQVFIDPDASEPIMKSEEEIKNELPNVRLNYLDENDLMSVILNPSSPTFLQEDELRSPKDLTDFKAAMLIYTSGTTGLPKSAIMSWRKAAIGCQLFGYVLHMNNESVVFTGMPLFHSTAALLGVCAVLSQGGCIAVANKFSATNFWKQAYLTEATHIQYVGEVCRYLLHTPVSKYESIHRVKVAYGNGLRPDIWQAFRERFNIEVIGEFYAATEAPFATTSFQKGTFGVGACRNYGTIIQWFLSFQQTLVKMDPNDDTVVYRNKKGFCEVAPIGEPGEMLMRIFFPRKPETSFQGYLGNEMETKSKVLRNVFRNGDAWYRCGDLLKADKYGLWYFIDRMGDTFRWKSENVSTTEVEDQISAANPEKISQVVVVGIKVPKYEGRAGFAVIKLHADVDQISDQEKINILNKTLAGLQESLPKYALPLFVKFVNEILMTDNHKVLKKLYREQELPSGSDSKETLFWLSGYREYKLLTKEDWYGIENQTIKL; encoded by the coding sequence ATGAATTTTGCACAAGTGCctattttcattattacaagGATATTGATTCTTCTCTCGAGATTACTTCGCTTAATAATTTTACctattatttatttaataacaTGGTTATCTGGTGATTATTTCCATAAACTCGATGAAAGGCATAGAATTAAAGAGGATTGGTATATTATCCCttatttcttaaaatcTGTGTTTTCCTATTTCTTCACTGTTAGAAGACATAGATTTCAAACATGGTACATATTTATCAAACAAGTCGAGCTAAACGGTGATCGCTTAGCCATACGCTACGCTAAACCTCTAGCAAAGAAAGGTGAATATGAATTGGAAAGTTTTACCTATAAAGAAACTTATGATATTGTTTTAAGGATGTCTCATATCTTGACATACAAATATAATGTTAAATCAGGTGACTATGTTGCCTTAGATTGTACCAATAAACcattgtttttgtttctgtGGTTATCATGCTGGAACATTGGTGCAATTCCAGcatttttaaattataaCTCGGTTGGTAAACCTTTAGTTCATTCACTGAAGATCTCCGATATTACTCAAGTGTTTATTGACCCAGATGCAAGTGAACCGATCATGAaatcagaagaagaaattaagaaTGAATTACCAAACGTTAGgttaaattatttagaCGAAAATGATCTCATGTCGGTCATATTAAATCCATCATCACCCACATTCCTTCAAGAAGATGAGCTTAGGTCACCAAAGGACTTGACGGATTTCAAAGCTGCAATGTTGATTTATACTTCGGGTACGACAGGTCTCCCCAAATCAGCCATCATGTCGTGGAGAAAAGCCGCAATTGGTTGTCAACTATTTGGCTACGTGCTACATATGAATAATGAGAGTGTTGTTTTTACAGGGATGCCATTATTCCATTCCACTGCAGCTTTATTGGGGGTTTGTGCTGTATTATCGCAAGGTGGTTGTATTGCGGTTGCAAATAAATTCTCTGCAACAAACTTCTGGAAACAAGCTTATCTGACAGAGGCAACACATATACAATATGTCGGGGAAGTTTGTAGATATTTACTTCACACTCCAGTTTCGAAGTACGAATCAATACACAGAGTAAAAGTTGCATATGGTAATGGGTTAAGGCCTGATATTTGGCAAGCGTTTAGGGAAAGATTTAATATTGAAGTTATTGGCGAATTTTACGCTGCAACAGAGGCACCATTTGCTACAACCAGTTTCCAAAAAGGGACTTTTGGTGTGGGTGCATGTAGAAACTACGGTACGATTATTCAGTGGTTTTTATCATTCCAACAAACTTTAGTGAAGATGGATCCTAATGATGACACTGTTGTTTATAGAAATAAGAAAGGATTTTGTGAAGTAGCCCCAATTGGAGAACCAGGTGAAATGTTAATGAGAATTTTTTTCCCAAGAAAGCCAGAGACTTCATTCCAAGGATATTTAGGAAATGAAATGGAGACTAAATCGAAGGTTTTACGTAATGTATTTAGAAATGGTGATGCATGGTATAGATGTGGTGACTTACTGAAGGCAGACAAATATGGGTTATGGTATTTTATTGATAGAATGGGGGACACCTTTAGGTGGAAATCAGAAAACGTTTCTACTACAGAAGTTGAAGATCAAATTTCAGCCGCAAATCCAGAAAAAATATCAcaagttgttgttgttggtatTAAAGTTCCAAAATATGAAGGTAGAGCTGGATTCGCGGTGATTAAGTTACATGCAGATGTTGATCAAATTTCAGATCAAGAAAAGATAAAcatattaaataaaacattGGCTGGTCTTCAAGAATCCCTTCCAAAATATGCTCTACCACTATTTGTTAAATTCGTTAATGAAATTCTAATGACAGACAATCATAAagttttgaagaaattatacAGGGAACAGGAACTTCCATCCGGATCAGACAGTAAAGAAACCCTCTTTTGGTTAAGTGGTTATAGAGAATACAAACTTTTGACGAAAGAGGATTGGTATGGAATTGAAAATcaaacaattaaattataG
- the FIG1 gene encoding Fig1p (similar to Saccharomyces cerevisiae FIG1 (YBR040W); ancestral locus Anc_3.242): MYFSAMWFCAKRMPRIFVLIFNVITIFLTIFLLIGCYNLANHKTFLTRYDFDSDSPFYSVIKSSFTSGNKTTGLEDVVIRAGFMGVCIESVPRVYNLQNQTLTSICYPRKNLSNLSLFTDLSIELFNIPSASSSTNKTTMNQTPVKLNILEIAQLFSVKVLHPYILMATIILTIIMFILILYVTIPNLPFREYVNIFLLLLSPVLVLVWGFGAIWTHIAIKASYKFVPAASMGIIKVTKGKKASTMSWFSFAFLLIDCVILWALYLRDRKKLDEKIDDINVGKPYDYYNSSISSSSTMNSKV; this comes from the coding sequence ATGTACTTCTCAGCCATGTGGTTTTGCGCCAAAAGAATGCCAAGAATATTTGTTCTAATATTCAACGttattacaatttttttaacaATATTTCTCCTTATTGGCTGTTATAATTTAGCTAACCATAAAACATTCCTGACACGTTATGACTTTGACTCAGACTCACCATTTTACTCGGTTATTAAATCATCGTTTACTTCTGGAAACAAGACAACAGGTTTAGAGGATGTAGTAATTAGAGCTGGTTTCATGGGTGTTTGTATTGAATCCGTTCCAAGAGTTTACAATTTACAAAACCAAACATTGACGTCAATCTGCTATCCAAGGAAAAATCTATCAAATCTTTCGCTCTTTACCGATTTATCTATCgaattattcaatatcCCATCTGCTTCCTCTTCCACAAATAAAACCACTATGAATCAGACACCTGTAAAATTGAACATTTTAGAGATTGCACAATTGTTTTCAGTAAAGGTTTTACACCCATATATTTTGATGGCTACAATTAttttaacaataataatgttcatattaattttatatGTGACAATCCCCAACTTACCATTTAGAGAATATGTCAACATATTTCTCTTGTTATTATCTCCTGTTTTAGTATTAGTTTGGGGGTTTGGAGCTATTTGGACACATATTGCTATAAAGGCAAGTTATAAATTTGTTCCCGCCGCCAGTATGGGAATAATCAAGGTTACCAAGGGTAAGAAAGCCAGTACAATGTCTTGGTTTAGTTTTGCATTTTTACTAATAGATTGTGTGATATTATGGGCTTTATATTTGAGGGATAGGAAGAAActtgatgaaaaaattgatgatatcAATGTTGGGAAACCTTATGATTATTACAATTCATCTATATCTTCTAGTTCAACGATGAATTCAAAAGTTTAA
- the NDAI0A06350 gene encoding uncharacterized protein → MKLIKLSSTAFLFSVAIILFKSGVDAAPVLFTRGTDTFFYITLFVEFLALLDVAMMCGPLGAAFVSFGGLSCLFGLLATFCALMVFILKGVNIIEGTPVIMGLSELFENVGVKHFDKFNDLTCGIFDFKVKLYGINVANQSHLTCLGFTTGSDLFLPKGTTTEICISDYAKVKLSKVGNKASLKDIRNIALKLKGSKVKNTTRHPQRFIKYFVGVFNEDSEIVISEFKRVAGILSSESWKNATQGTMQENFSIYSRKEEGKLLYRFGFNK, encoded by the coding sequence atgaagCTTATAAAACTATCCTCAACTgcttttttgttttctgtTGCTATCATTCTCTTTAAATCCGGCGTGGATGCAGCACCTGTTCTCTTCACGAGAGGAACTGATACTTTCTTCTACATTACATTGTTCGTTGAGTTTCTTGCCCTTCTTGATGTTGCAATGATGTGTGGGCCTTTAGGGGCAGCTTTTGTGTCCTTTGGTGGTTTGAGTTGTTTATTTGGGTTGTTGGCTACTTTTTGTGCTTTGATGGTGTTTATTCTCAAAGGTgtcaatattattgaaggGACACCAGTAATCATGGGATTGAGCGAactatttgaaaatgtgGGTGTTAAACACTTCGacaaatttaatgatttgacGTGCGgtatatttgatttcaagGTGAAGTTATATGGGATTAATGTTGCAAACCAATCCCATTTAACCTGCCTTGGGTTTACAACCGGATCAGACTTATTTCTTCCAAAAGGCACAACGACTGAAATTTGTATCAGTGACTATGCCAAGGTGAAATTGTCAAAAGTCGGTAACAAGGCTTCCTTGAAGGATATCAGGAATATTGCCTTGAAATTGAAGGGTAGTAAGGTGAAGAATACTACCCGCCATCCCCAaagatttatcaaatattttgtcGGAGTTTTTAATGAAGATTCAGAAATAGTTATTAGTGAATTTAAAAGAGTAGCAGGCATTCTTTCCAGTGAGTCATGGAAGAATGCTACTCAGGGAACCATGCAGGAGAACTTTTCGATTTATAGTAGGAAAGAAGAGGGAAAACTGCTATATAGGTTTggattcaataaataa
- the ZTA1 gene encoding NADPH:quinone reductase (similar to Saccharomyces cerevisiae ZTA1 (YBR046C); ancestral locus Anc_3.253): protein MRSSPIINLLNRKMSSVALPKIQKAIIIDGVSDGYDVIKYKDIATPTIQTPNDIIIKNKYAGVNYIESYFRKGIYPCALPAILGREASGVVVDKGTNIKNFEIGDKVAYIGNCSMAQFTKIDNSMIMKLSSDSTNEDLKLYAAGILQGLTALSFVTEAYEVKKGDYILVYAAAGGAGLIFDQLIKARGAHVIAVCSSDEKLQLAKENGAEYLINSKTDDILTKVMEITDNKGVQAAFDSVGKDTFHTTLAALKNKGTFVSFGNASGPVPPIKISLLTPKNIKLLRPSLYAYTKDPEDWNKYTTELFSLIQTGALKIKINDAVSLEKYAELAKKLESRSTTGKFVLEIPQ from the coding sequence ATGCGTAGTAGTCCAATAATCAACTTGTTAAACAGGAAAATGAGCTCCGTAGCACTGCCAAAAATACAGAAGGCAATTATTATCGATGGTGTCAGCGACGGTTATGATGTTATCAAATATAAGGATATCGCTACACCTACAATCCAAACACCAAACGATATAATcatcaaaaacaaatatgCTGGTGTCAACTATATCGAATCGTATTTTCGTAAAGGTATCTATCCATGTGCATTACCAGCTATCTTAGGAAGAGAAGCTTCTGGGGTAGTCGTAGATAAGGGAACTAACATCAAGAATTTCGAAATTGGTGATAAGGTTGCTTACATAGGCAATTGTTCCATGGCACAATTCACTAAAATCGACAATTCAATGATTATGAAATTGAGCAGTGATTCAACTAATGAAGACCTAAAATTATATGCAGCTGGAATTCTGCAAGGACTGACTGCTTTAAGTTTTGTTACAGAGGCATATGAAGTCAAAAAGGGTGATTATATATTAGTTTATGCTGCCGCTGGTGGTGCTGGTTTGATATTCGATCAGCTGATTAAGGCAAGAGGTGCACATGTTATTGCTGTTTGTTCCTCTGACGAAAAGTTGCAATTAGCCAAGGAAAATGGAGCTGAATATTTGATCAATTCTAAAACTGATGATATCTTGACCAAAGTTATGGAGATCACAGACAATAAAGGTGTCCAAGCTGCATTTGATTCCGTTGGGAAAGATACTTTTCATACTACTTTGGCTGCGCTGAAAAACAAGGGaacttttgtttcttttggTAATGCCTCTGGTCCAGTCCCTCCAATTAAAATCAGTTTGTTAACTCCAAAGAATATCAAACTTTTAAGACCTAGTTTATATGCATACACCAAGGATCCAGAAGATTGGAACAAATACACTACTGAATTATTCTCATTAATACAAACTGGCGCTTTAAAAATCAAGATAAATGACGCTGTATCACTTGAAAAATACGCTGAGCTTGCCAAGAAATTAGAAAGCAGATCTACAACTGGTAAATTTGTGTTAGAAATCCCACAGTAA
- the GIP1 gene encoding protein phosphatase regulator GIP1 (similar to Saccharomyces cerevisiae GIP1 (YBR045C); ancestral locus Anc_3.252) translates to MHLQELYYNAEIGKIKDNNSGKVQTKRKFKELSPPRKRKLLGFFHQHSRKQLEHPNDSESDFTLDDINDRFTADTRNQTDEDSATSNISLCDRRQRYNAPEPPSLHEMANHATGTNFSIYLKKLHELGSNIKRSVRTSHKTEPISSENSFSGSDTSERNGHSLEYYDVFHTNPSHLNTLFDYGLEHCSNLTHGLKEQQFKSFRRLGPFQTKKYEECTSLANTYSSHSSLLSSREVDALDESATCDYSTESRGTKRMLNLGRINSKRLCLPKESESLSTGSEVGHAPSMTKLHSPNLFEDKAALLDHCLQISSSSDSVSTIELSNDNLSFSERSEEDFGNVPDTIGVSSVSSQGSVVSNQLLCSVPTFRKGHQSYGWSIPRLVNNLHDGSFSDRRLNEILENNSSISFTNHQFYDVPYNVEEDEVAIMPPIDHNSFQGSNDNDNDEISVIEREQDVLATLTESQRDKNERSVRFDENSQLMIYKAEPTENSKHKKVNSHSYDLKDITRKGFGSILKAKENACKIAEEERIKKCDEVDVEEFMRLFESSEMKRSYNEMEFSRFREQQVRSYILKNCNNNKEQYKNALKATIFPSGNEEEFTDSDFEQENHCPSSFKPLCGDTSSTNTY, encoded by the coding sequence ATGCATTTACAAGAGCTCTATTATAACGCTGAAATTGGGAAAATTAAGGACAACAACTCCGGAAAGGTGCAAACCAAGCGAAAGTTCAAGGAATTATCACCTCCAAGAAAGCGTAAATTATTGGGATTCTTTCATCAACATTCAAGGAAACAACTAGAACATCCTAACGATTCTGAAAGTGACTTCACTCTAGATGATATTAACGATCGTTTTACTGCGGACACAAGAAATCAAACTGATGAAGATAGCGCTACATCAAATATAAGTTTATGCGATCGAAGACAAAGATATAATGCTCCAGAACCTCCATCCCTTCATGAAATGGCAAATCATGCTACAGGCACCAATTTCTCGATATATCTTAAAAAACTACACGAGCTAGGTTCTAATATAAAACGTTCTGTAAGAACAAGCCACAAAACAGAACCCATTTCCTCAGAAAATAGTTTCTCTGGTTCTGATACATCTGAAAGGAATGGTCATTCTCTTGAATATTACGACGTTTTCCATACAAATCCATCACATTTGAATACGTTGTTTGATTATGGATTAGAACATTGCTCCAATTTAACTCATGGCTTGAAAGAACAACAGTTTAAATCATTTAGAAGATTAGGCCCATTTCAAAcgaaaaaatatgaagaGTGCACAAGTTTAGCTAACACCTATTCTTCTCATTCAAGCCTCCTCAGCTCTCGTGAAGTTGATGCACTTGATGAATCTGCTACATGTGATTATTCTACTGAGAGTCGAGGTACCAAAAGAATGTTGAATTTAGGGAGAATCAATAGTAAACGATTATGTCTACCTAAAGAATCAGAATCGCTATCGACAGGATCGGAAGTGGGCCATGCACCATCTATGACAAAATTACATTCACCCAATTTGTTTGAGGATAAAGCTGCCCTTTTAGACCATTGCTTGCAAATTTCAAGTAGTTCCGATAGTGTTTCTACAATCGAACtatcaaatgataatcTCTCTTTTTCAGAAAGAAGTGAGGAAGATTTTGGAAATGTACCTGATACCATTGGTGTATCATCTGTTAGTTCACAAGGAAGTGTAGTATCCAATCAATTGTTGTGTTCAGTACCTACGTTTAGGAAAGGCCACCAAAGTTATGGATGGAGTATTCCTAGGCTTGTTAATAATCTTCATGATGGATCTTTCTCTGATAGACGTCTTAACGAAATActtgaaaataattcaagTATTAGTTTTACTAATCACCAATTTTACGACGTTCCATATaatgttgaagaagatgaagtgGCAATTATGCCGCCAATAGATCATAATAGCTTTCAAGGCAgcaatgataatgataatgatgagaTTAGCGTTATAGAAAGGGAACAGGATGTACTTGCAACTCTAACTGAAAGTCAAAGAGATAAAAACGAACGCAGCGTTAGATTTGACGAAAACTCCCAACTAATGATCTATAAAGCGGAGCCAACGGAGAATTCGAAGCATAAGAAAGTAAACTCTCATTCCTACGACCTAAAAGACATAACAAGAAAAGGTTTTGGTTCAATCCTTAAGGCGAAGGAAAATGCCTGTAAGATAGCTGAGGAGGaaagaataaagaaatgTGACGAGGTGGATGTAGAGGAATTCATGAGATTATTTGAGAGTTCTGAAATGAAACGTTCCTACAATGAAATGGAATTCTCGAGGTTTAGAGAACAACAAGTAAGGTCgtatattttgaaaaactgtaataataataaagaacaGTATAAAAATGCCTTAAAAGCTACGATATTTCCTAGCGGCAATGAAGAAGAGTTTACTGATTCTGATTTCGAGCAAGAAAACCATTGCCCAAGTTCTTTCAAACCTTTATGTGGTGACACCAGCTCTACGAATACATACTAA
- the TCM62 gene encoding Tcm62p (similar to Saccharomyces cerevisiae TCM62 (YBR044C); ancestral locus Anc_3.247), translating to MLKRKLSRVQPYRALKTLHTPVYKFNHLSDRKPFIKDIELLDKILSASSYDHSLLYTSKYNSHPRFISSQNSIQWRHIIYEYMNSLQKSVLFENNKMSRQRSHLGKIGLDLFLKCTNGEVSSLSTTLSSNLFREVIKYKDIDILPGVQLGLTKVREFLSERKILLKDSKQIQSLIDSLTINEIDSELLKRVMEILEYELASNDVVRIVKGKRFIDELDITQGWKVYNGLIGNKQYLRSLNLPQNNLVSFGKSLVLVYDGNLREAKHILPTLHYATTSKKPLILIITGECSADALTSITINNNKNARNKNESRVAVIKYVAKDNGDLSIQENYDLLNFLKLPKGFSSIYSPEYSSLVPSKVCATDYFGNIDSLKATTSEAFLYSPELASDADADAAADGKSISNPMKRIVTLSVGGTNETEIIQRVEYLGHLINVILYNGLRTGFVPGSGFALLKAIPSLDELQREYSSNLPMKLGLAAVTSSLLCPTETMLQNKYGKNKLRKNELISSTIKLGNFLEVSLNTQDSGKNVIEKGILEPWNRVDKALSDTLHFLQLSTSCNTAITRVCEKPRKPSTQS from the coding sequence ATGTTAAAGCGTAAGTTAAGTAGGGTACAACCTTATAGAGCCCTTAAGACATTGCATACTCCTGTTTACAAATTTAATCACCTGTCCGATCGGAAACCATTCATAAAGGATATTGAATTACTGGATAAAATTCTATCAGCCAGCTCATATGACCACTCACTCCTTTATACCAGTAAATATAATAGTCATCCACGATTCATTTCATCtcaaaattcaattcaatggcgacatattatatatgagTATATGAATTCCCTCCAAAAATCAGTTCTATTcgagaataataaaatgtCTCGACAGAGGTCACATTTAGGAAAAATTGGGcttgatttatttttgaaatgcACCAACGGTGAAGTATCCTCCCTGAGTACAACtttatcttctaatttgTTTCGTGAAGTAATAAAATACAAGGATATAGATATCTTGCCTGGTGTACAGCTTGGGTTAACTAAAGTCCGTGAGTTTTTATCAGAGAGAAAAATACTCCTAAAAGATTCGAAACAAATTCAGTCTTTAATTGATAGCTTAACTATAAATGAGATTGATTCAGAATTGTTGAAACGCGTGATGGAGATTCTGGAATATGAACTTGCTTCAAATGACGTTGTCCGTATCGTGAAGGGGAAACGGTTCATTGACGAACTTGACATTACACAAGGCTGGAAGGTTTATAATGGGTTGATTGGAAACAAACAATATTTAAGATCATTAAACCTTCCTCAAAACAACTTGGTATCTTTTGGCAAATCGTTGGTTCTTGTATATGATGGAAATTTGAGAGAAGCTAAGCATATTCTTCCTACTTTACACTATGCAACTACATCAAAGAAACCTTtgattcttattattactgGAGAATGTTCTGCTGATGCTTTGACATCAAttacaataaataataataagaatgcacggaataaaaatgaaagtaGAGTTGCTGTTATCAAATATGTTGCTAAGGATAATGGTGATTTGtcaattcaagaaaattacGACTTGTTGAACTTTTTAAAACTTCCTAAGGGATTTTCCAGTATTTATTCTCCGGAGTATAGTTCATTAGTCCCAAGTAAAGTTTGTGCTACTGATTATTTTGGCAATATTGATTCTTTGAAAGCTACAACTTCTGAGGCATTCCTGTATAGTCCAGAATTAGCCAGTGACGCAGATGCTGATGCTGCTGCTGATGGAAAAAGTATCTCTAACCCCATGAAAAGGATAGTCACCTTGTCAGTAGGGGGAACAAATGAGACTgaaatcattcaaagaGTTGAATACTTAGGCCATTTGATTAATGTTATTTTGTATAATGGACTACGAACAGGATTTGTACCAGGAAGCGGTTTCGCATTACTTAAAGCGATTCCTTCATTGGATGAATTACAAAGAGAATACTCCTCCAACCTACCCATGAAGTTAGGTTTAGCTGCAGTCACATCCAGCTTGCTATGTCCAACGGAAACAATGTTGCAGAATAAGTATggtaaaaataaactacgaaaaaatgaattgatttcTAGTACAATCAAGTTAGGCAATTTCTTGGAAGTGTCATTGAATACTCAAGATTCTGGAAAAAATGTAATCGAAAAAGGCATATTAGAGCCATGGAATCGGGTTGATAAGGCTCTTTCTGATACTTTACATTTCTTACAATTATCAACAAGTTGTAACACTGCAATTACAAGAGTATGTGAAAAACCCAGAAAGCCTTCCACACAGAGCtaa
- the CST26 gene encoding putative acyltransferase (similar to Saccharomyces cerevisiae CST26 (YBR042C) and YDR018C; ancestral locus Anc_3.244), with translation MVEKKVGSIRYNLRKVTLPLISVVIFLEGVICLLLLQIFTLMITPTNPQRRQHLLDYTKRLFIVILATILAIVAPSGVRITRDKKTITEGTVYKDVKKGRICSILQNHSISICNHQIYTDWIFLWWLAYTSNLGGNVYIMLKKSLENIPLLGFGMKNFDFIFMSRKWINDKLTLERQLGALNEKSTRLDNPNEQDLKKVHDEPYNLILFPEGTVLSPTTRSKSLSYGQKIGREPFSTVLLPHETGLRFSLQNLQSTLDILYDVTIGYSGVRQDEYGENVYGLKSIFLEGHYPKMVDIHIRAFNIEDIPFHDETKFSKWLYKVWEEKNKLLNDYYKQGSFDLDPTNTDSVTDSFKISSYEFFGVLICPILTLILLVKFIAGFIY, from the coding sequence ATGGTAGAAAAGAAAGTGGGTTCAATAAGATACAATCTGCGAAAAGTCACGTTACCATTAATATCGGTGGTGATATTCCTTGAGGGCGTAATTTGCCTTCTGTTACTCCAAATTTTTACGTTAATGATAACACCAACCAATCCACAAAGACGCCAACATCTTCTTGATTACACTAAACGgttatttattgttattttgGCGACCATCTTAGCCATTGTTGCTCCCTCTGGTGTAAGGATTACAAGAGATAAGAAAACTATTACTGAGGGAACAGTTTACAAAGATGTTAAGAAAGGTAGaatttgttcaatattGCAGAATCACTCGATCTCGATTTGTAACCATCAAATATACACCGATTGGATCTTTTTATGGTGGTTAGCATATACTTCAAATTTGGGCGGTAACGTGTATATAATGTTAAAGAAATCTCTAGAGAATATCCCACTTCTAGGTTTTGGTATGAAGAATTTCGATTTCATATTCATGAGTAGGAAATGGATTAATGATAAGCTTACCTTGGAAAGACAATTGGGTGCATTAAATGAGAAATCTACAAGGCTCGATAATCCTAATGAACAAGATTTAAAGAAAGTCCATGACGAACCGTAcaatttgattttattcCCTGAAGGGACTGTCTTGTCACCAACGACAAGGAGTAAGAGCTTGTCATATGGCcaaaaaattggaagagAACCATTTTCCACTGTTCTTTTACCACATGAAACTGGACTGAGATtttcattacaaaatttgCAATCCACTCTTGACATTTTATATGACGTGACAATTGGATATTCTGGCGTTAGACAAGACGAATATGGAGAGAATGTGTATGGGTTAAAAAGTATATTCCTCGAAGGGCATTACCCTAAAATGGTCGATATTCATATTAGAGCTTTTAATATAGAAGATATCCCGTTTCATGACGAAACtaagttttcaaaatggtTATATAAAGTTtgggaagaaaaaaataagttATTAAATGACTATTATAAACAAGGTTCCTTCGATTTAGATCCAACAAACACAGATTCTGTCACAGATTCATTTAAAATAAGCTCGTATGAATTCTTTGGTGTATTAATATGCCCGATACTAACATTAATACTTCTGGTCAAATTCATTGCTGGTTTTATCTACTGA